A region of the Gouania willdenowi chromosome 1, fGouWil2.1, whole genome shotgun sequence genome:
GGGAAGAGAGGTTATGTGCCCGAGAACTACATTTCCCTTCTTCCTCATCCGTAAATAACTACTCTAACCACTTTTTATGATTCTAAATGTGATTTCAGACTCAGATGTTGGTTTTACTCTGATTACTTATTTAGAAATGTCAATATATTGCTTTATATAATGGTTAACCCTTATGCCCAGTCAGCCATCGCTGTTTACTTATAATTAATTATCTATACCACTGTATTGATTATGTCCGCTTTGTTGGTtccctattattatttttttttaagtaattagtTGTTTAAAAGATACCATGTGTGCTGATGTGTTTAACATggtgatatttatattttttttgtatctatCGAAGCCCATTCCCTCtagtaaaaaataacaatgagaAACTAGgaaaagtataataataatgataataataataaaaatcttaAGTCATAACACaaagatactaagtcataatgatgagatgctattgctaagtcataattatgagatgttaagtcataattatgatagcatctcataattgtgacttatatttgttttattatgattatgattattattattttacttttcttaggttttatttttttttactggtgggaatgggcttccatacatATCAGTtattaaggtaaaaaaaagctTGTGAACAAATGTGTGTTTAAGTTTTGGTGTTACTGAGAATCCCAAACAACTACTGAAATCAATATTCAAAAACTTTAACTTTAAGGGCGTATGTTATGAATCTAGATCACCTGTTATTGTGCTAACATTCGGGGTTAAATCAGTGTgcgctggactacgaagctcgctgaagtcttaaagctggggtactcaaattattttctttaattaaaaataagattCTTTTTAGCATCATCTACTTTATCATTAAAGTAATCATTTCTGGAACAAATTGTAcgtctgcgtgctgtctgtgccttatatttaagtattttagttaataaaaccccagAAGACAAAATCTTGacggtcaccccctccagctctaatcacaggatttagagaaaggagggatGAGCAGAGCCCACGATGGAGCCTCTTCATTGGCTGCCGcaatatatagtgaagcgcgtACACGGTTCTAACACGTACCCGTGACAATTAGATTTATTTTCGGCAACAAATGTTGCTTGGATGCAACTTCAGACTGTCAACCTATGCATGTGCATGTTCAGCGCTCGTGCACGACTTCGTGCACTTCCAGAGGGGGAGACttggagggattatcagagagGGGGGCGGCATTTACGGTTCAAATTTAGCCATGCCCCTCTATCATGGTTCAAGATTCCGATCAGTGCAGTTTTATtaaggctaaatcaccatggaaacttatgctgaacgactagcctgcTCACAagcaggtttttctctggctaggatctgagcgagtgctaaagtcccgcctcctgaccaatcagatctcttagaaaacgagctgtccaatgaaaggtgatgtgtgaacacgtcactgtgtggatctgatctgacagctgaagagcgagagagagaatatttagacatcgatgcaatcctttcatttaccgatgatgacatcctttaggaaacatagagatttatatctgatggactgatgaagtaaaatcaataaaataagtcagctgataaagcctgcgtgcaTCATGCAATTTCACAATGATAACTTACTGTAATTAActaattaattcatgtattcaGTGGTGATGGAAATAGCCTCAGTCCtatgaataatataatatacaaatatatatgatCTGTATGAACACAACATCAGAGACACGGACAagttaaaaagagaaaagaaagtgaaactgattctttgtatataatctcactaattaaAATAGTATTAAAGGTCCCTTATTATGCAATTTTTAACCCATCTCCTTTTCttctaaaaaccccaaaaacatagtatttagtgcattattttcccaaactcgcctgttttccagagttttagcctctgaaaagtgactttgtgAGCAGTTCTGAAATCGGGGCCtagttatgcatattcatgaatgGACGTGTCTATAGACGTCACCTCACTTCATGTCTCACTCTTTTACAGAGTGATGAGTGGTCACCAAAgcgattttatttttgctatccacacaccgttgttattgttttcagccaaaaaactgcatattacagtagaacacatggatatttaagtgactattgttattttgagtCCATCTCAGAGCTTCAGGGTTCGTgcatctcagcagcagcagtcgtTCAAACTCTCAccagtgttaagctgctaagtcacttcctcctcctccattgctcttctaactacaggaatagtgcattcaagatgataataatttgttttctccaaccgctgcgtcagATTGtgacacaaacacgtcagatcagcgttacgaggcgatataacaggTTCACCAATGCGCCGAACCACAAGGGCGGTGTACACCTCCACATGAACAATTAGTGCCTACACTACAGTGTACGTTCACTGTGGAAGTGGGGCAGGaaagttctgtattttgttttactggtagccatcactcctttGCTAGCAAGAAAAATAATGGCGGACtttcgcaaaagttttcatcaggttgagggtggagtccatgggtggagttaccagcggaTGGGTATTtgacttgtgacatcacaaatctggaaaatttgaaacagagcaattttctctgtgttgtaagacttacaaagaccacaaaaaaaatgactggatttcatattttgtgtgccGGAGGACACTCAAGTTGCCTCAtatgtgataataataataataaaaaaagaattattcctcatttgTGACATTCTACAGTTCATCagtgtgattggtcagacgctgtaaAATCCACCTCCGTCACTAGAGCGCGCCGGTTTACCAGACTGAAGTCCACACGCTTAACTCAGcttgttgttatcgaccttcgtaggacagcttctctctgacagggaatgtttgttTAGGTGAAACCCATTAACGGAGATTAAAGGTTCCacatcatgctatttttcacctatctctatttgttttaagaaccccaaaaacataatattttaggtttattttcccaaacttgcctgttttccagagttttagcctctgaaaagtcactttctgagcaactgacttcctcctccccacacggtgacgtagggccagaggacggcccgccctcctcccacccactccgtagctgagctcatgctgctttataaacacgagacagagcgtgggggcggggcgttcaccggtacatacatagactgtagaaaatacatacatatcactgcgcgaaggacgctgaaatgctcaacttcgtgggcgtgtctgtttacatgtcaatcatggcagagagcttcctggaggcgtggcttctccagctcagtgccagtcaaatttgtcataaaagtgggaacgcgtcatcaaattggagcgaggtgtttgggctcaccctgcagtaatcctctttttgtttctttgttcaaATTTCGTTATTTCTAGACATTATGTTTGGACTGAACTGACATTTTAGGGGATTCTTTGTTTACGTGTATAACATTAAAAACCTTGATTGTTtccattctgtgtgtgtgtgtgtgtgtgtgtgtgtgtgtgtgtgtgtgtgtatgtgtgtgtgtgtgtgtgtgtgtgtgtgtgtgtgtgtgtgtgtgtgtgtgtgtgtgtgtgtgtgtgtgtgtgtgtgtgtgtgtgtgtgtgtgtgtgtgtgtgtgtgtgtgtgtgtgtgttgtagatGGTTTGCAGGTCCAGTGTCCAGGCTAGAGGCCGAGCAGTGTCTGCACTGCCAGGACACTGGAGTGTTTCTGGTGAGGGAGAGCGAATCAGCTCCTGGAGAGTTTTCTATGTCAGTTAGGTCAGTGAATGCATCACTCATGCTGACACATCAGTATCATTCTGATTCAACGCTAAATTTAGTTTATAGCTGAGTGTAATTGGGCGTGTGGCCTGAGGGCAGCATTTACACTTGAATGCTAAAGAATTGTGCTAATTATCACCTTGACGAAGTTTCTTTGCAACTTTATAGTTTGGTTTAAAACACAATAGAAGTGCTGACATGTTGCCGTCAAATTGAAAAGGCCAAACTGCTGCATCAAACCTCCATGAACATATTCAttcaatggccacgtttacatgggagctttaattcctctttaaagcggaataaaagttaattcctctttaacctgacttTGTAAACAGTTAATTGCCAATGCTTATTTActtccaaattaaattaaaatctgatttaagtgactggtttattccgattttaattccgaattagataattcctctttcctGTAAgcacttaacttggttaaagccgctttaagttaattcggaTCGTTTTGCACTTGcacgacttgcggcgatgacgcgctggtgaagacataatccaagatggcggcggcctggactacagcctagactatttaataagagccttaaaagacatggatataatgaaaagagtggatggacagaggcataaacatgcagactttcacacaaaTGCTGCTGGAtttcaaattgtttttattttttattttattttgttatggaTGTCAATTTTTTATTCTCACTGAGCACATGAGCAGCATCCATgtctctctctcagtgtgtgtgtgtgtgtgtgtgtgtgtgtgtgtgtgtgtgtgtgtgtgtgtgtgtgtgtgtgtgtgtgtgtgtgtgtgtgtgtgtgtgtgtgtgtgtgtgtgtgtgtgtgtgtgtgtgtgtgtgtgtgtcagggccAGCAGCGAGCAGAGCTGAACTATTTAGAAACGTTCTACAAGACCCTCTAAAAATATCTCACAcaccctggtgtgtgtgtgtgtgtgtgtgtgtgtgtgtgtgtgtaatctggGGCATGAAGCTGCCGTGTGACACATTTAATCACATAGGGTAAATCAAATGTGTTCAATAATCCAGGCATTGCATAACACTCCATTGTCTTTAATTAAACACAGGTGCATTATGCAATCGACACATGCCATATGCCACATGCATGTACATCCTGTGCACACATGAATTTTGCAGGGCACATCTGTTTGCCTCTCAGGGCTGAGGGTTAGAGGATGCCCACACTGCATGTGCAGTACACGTTTGTGCTGCAGTGAGACACACTTTCACTGCAAAAACATATTGTCGCTCTAAGTGTTTCCTCCTTAACGGGATGGGAACCATGCATAATGAGACTCATGCACAGTGTGGAAGCAGCACGTACAGTAGCATTACACCCTTCCTAATCTGCTGTGCTTTTAGTCTCATCTTGCTTCAGTTGTTGAGAAATCCATAAAacgttattttgaaatgttataTTTATGTAAATACAGGCATTTGTTGTGTTCTATGCACAAACAGGAACATACAGTACACCTTCCATGGTATATTGTCcaagggcttttattttgaaatgaactCTAACATGGTACATTTTAACTCAACTAAAAATTCAATAGCCACTGTTTATGTAAAAATATTCTGCAACACAAACCTCCAGATAAAACTTTGTGTAGCTATAGCTGgggtttatacagtatatgaaaggGTTGCATTACaagcttttatttgaaaccaagaAATAGACTGGTGAAAATGATTGTTGCTTCACATAACCTCAAACTTGATAAATATGAGTAAGCATGGGagaaaaaagtacaataaaaatatacagtactGTCTTTGGACTTTCTAAATGATAAAGTTGGAGAGGAAACAGGTTTGGGAACATTTGTGTACATAGTTGGCCTATTTGTTTTACAGTAGTTTAATGTTcctccatttttaaaaatcagttcagtgttattttctttttccgATCTTCATTGTATGAATCAAAGTATTTGCCCTTCAATGTCCCCTTTGGGGTTTTGCATCAATCTGCCACTATTGGGTTGCACGCTCCCATTAATGGtgagacatttttttgtcaaatgtgAAGTCACAGTTTGGTCGCTATAGCCCACAGATggacaacttctatcacagcgggggccacaatcatgtgattgtctgatcgtagggccacattatcaacagtcatgtcagcatttagaataattaccaaATGTGTGCATTAAtagaggaaagaacaaagggctatgtacattttttttgtctcgtgtgtttttggagtcattttgtgtatttttgttgttttgagtctaatttttgttgatattttgaacatatttcagttattttgcatatatttgttgtcattttgtgtattttggttgatgttttgttcatttttcaatgatttctgtgtataattgttgtcattttgtgatttttttcctgtaaatgtgttttttggagtcattctgtgtatttttctgtcaatttgtgtgtttttggtgtacttttatgcctttattttgggggcagCACAAATTTAGACAGAGGCCTCCTGTTATAGCCTCTCACATGGTGGTGCAATAGGATCCACGACCAAGTGAACTAATAACAAACCTACAAAACATGCTTTTAAAACATAAGACAAAACAGAGTACTTAATTACAGGGGGAACAACATACAAACTTCCCACTGGCAGCTTAAATACCTGATCAGGTTTGGACTGATAATCTCCTTATACagggttttttgtttattttaatggcaGCCCAACCCCAGAAACAACCTTAAACAAAGGGAAAGAAGCAAACTCTCTCATCACGTTGACCAAAAATCCCTACAGCTGATATTACAGCATCATGCACAGCCTGCAGCGTGTCATCAGCCTTCAACAAATAATTACTTActctaatgaaagaaaaaaaaatattacgtCACATTGTTATATGCAAATCTAGCTAGCACTAACCCTCAGGCTGTTACACAGTGTCCAGGAAATCCTCCTCGTGTTTACGTGCACATGGTCACGCCTGTTTCCAGCAGATTGCTGTGTTTGTCATTTGAACCACAGGAGGTGatgacttgatttatttttctagaTCCGCCGacacaaatgcaattatttctgttgtttcaagCACTACCACAGGAATTCATATTAGGACTAAAGGATTTCTTCAACAAACAAATAATCAGCTGTGGTTGGAagataaataaacatgtactgtatataaatgtactctccagggttggggtgaattataattgtaattgcttaaTTGACAATTAATTACCATTATGGcatagttataattgtaattgtaatttaaaaaaatatgttgctgtcaatcataatgaaattgtaattgagtttggaTAATTGACgcaaaaattctataaaaattgtcaattattatTTAGCGCAAAACCGGGGacacatgttacagttctatgtacagttctacacaatatgtagttaacaattattaaaatatgtttcaattcaactttatttgtatagcgcaatttacaacaaaatcatctcaatgcacttatcaaaatataaaattcatatcaaactttcaaacattttaccataaaataaaaaataaaatgaaaaaaatctagGAGCTTACTGAagcaaaaaaaggctcagattcccacatcaaaaatattaaaacttatattttcattgattaggaagtcgaacaaggaaaccaatagataggaaataaattagatgatagatatttgtttttagtgtattttacagctgatttacaacctgttatcataaaagatgctaacagaaagctaacacaagaggaaagataagttttattagattatttatttcaggcaaggtaattgtgattaattgtaattgaactttagtcattgtaatttactttctaaGGATgaaatttctttttatttatttgtaaattggaaaaaaaaaaatgctgatcacCGTAAATATGgggttgtaattgaacatgggcaattgaaaactgaaaaatgtaattgaccccaaccctggcactCTCCCATGCTCACACCTTttactctaataataataataataataacaataataataataataatgcattggattttatatagcgctttagacactcaaagtgctttacagaatgaagtcattattctttatttactttacttatcctttcactccacacttagtggtggtaagctacaaccCGGCTCTCTTCCTTTGCAGTTATGGTGACAGGGTGGAGCACTTTCGAGTCCTGGAGGGCGGAGGTCAGTACTGCATCTGGGACGAGTCGTTCTCCTCCCTTAACCAGTTGGTGGACTTCTACAGAAGTCACAGCATCGCTGTAGACAAAGTGATCCACCTCAGAGACCCTCCCTCGCAGACACACGTAGGCCATAACCCCTACCCCAACCCTTATAGGACCAGTTCCCAGGAGTCCATCCCCTCCGCCCGCCTCCACCCTCGCACAGAGAAAGAACCCTCCCAACGTGTGCGGGAACCAGTTTTAGAGGTAGGACTGAGTGTCATTTTATGTCTGTGTAAACACCTTTACAAATGTTCCCTGTCTTTGTGTAGAAGCCTCGCCTGGCCCACGCTCTGTGTAACTACACCCCTCCTCTGACCAATCACCTTCACTTCAGACGTGGTGACATCATCGACCTCCTTGACTGCTCGAACTCCCTAAGCTGGAGGGGTCGCTGTCGAGGTCGAGTCGGTATCTTTCCACCTGAATTCGTCCAAGCGCTCTACCATTAATACCATATCACACCCTCATTACTGTGGCTGCTTCTCTGGCACCTATCAGTCAGTCAGCCTGTGGTGACTAGAGTTAACATTTCTCAATCAAACAGTTATAATCAAAGAGGGCCGGCTTTAGGTCATTTGTGACCCtctattattcatttttctattttaaaatgtaaaataatgcactgtaatacaatataacacctacaggtatagtgcaaatgtcttgagggaacaaataacaaaaatggtgcaaaatccaaaagcaacgCAACAGTGcaataaaaagtcaaaaataaagaacatttttactttcctgtttggtttttctagtgagtaacacaaatcttaaaaccaaagaacacaatgtgcaaacaacacaatggaATTATGTAGAACAGcacaagaattaaaataaaaaataaatataaatatgggcagaagattagcaggtatagttacagattttaaatattaatattcaattaagagaaaaaatgCACAGTTATTGTAAATGGTATGTTTCAAGtgtattatacctttttaaattatttcaaagaaaaagaaagaaaaaaattgggtgggtgcaatttggcgcccctccagcagatgacGCCCTTggcggccgcctgtgttgcctgtcgggaaggccggccctggttggggtcaattgtaattagAACTGtgtaattgatatttaattacaattttgatgtaataataatcttaattgcaaaa
Encoded here:
- the LOC114470859 gene encoding GRB2-related adapter protein-like isoform X2, with protein sequence MEAVALFSFTASGADEISFKKGDVVKVTEMEDDSCWLTAEIHGKRGYVPENYISLLPHPYGDRVEHFRVLEGGGQYCIWDESFSSLNQLVDFYRSHSIAVDKVIHLRDPPSQTHVGHNPYPNPYRTSSQESIPSARLHPRTEKEPSQRVREPVLEKPRLAHALCNYTPPLTNHLHFRRGDIIDLLDCSNSLSWRGRCRGRVGIFPPEFVQALYH
- the LOC114470859 gene encoding GRB2-related adapter protein-like isoform X1, encoding MEAVALFSFTASGADEISFKKGDVVKVTEMEDDSCWLTAEIHGKRGYVPENYISLLPHPWFAGPVSRLEAEQCLHCQDTGVFLVRESESAPGEFSMSVSYGDRVEHFRVLEGGGQYCIWDESFSSLNQLVDFYRSHSIAVDKVIHLRDPPSQTHVGHNPYPNPYRTSSQESIPSARLHPRTEKEPSQRVREPVLEKPRLAHALCNYTPPLTNHLHFRRGDIIDLLDCSNSLSWRGRCRGRVGIFPPEFVQALYH